From the genome of Prevotella herbatica, one region includes:
- a CDS encoding vWA domain-containing protein: MEFASKEYFILLILLIPYILWYFLYRKKSEPTMQLSDTFAYRYAPKSWRMRLVNLPMVLRCIAFTLIVIVMARPQTHNSWDNKQVDGIDIMMAMDVSTSMLAEDLKPNRLEAAKNVASEFIADRPNDNIGLTIFAGEAFTQCPMTTDHASLINLLQSVRTDIASRGLISDGTAIGMGLANAVSRLKNSKSKSKVVILLTDGSNNMGDISPMTSAQIARSLGIRVYTIGLGTNKVAPYPMPVAGGVQYVNIPVEIDTKTLSDIAAVTEGNFYRATNNRELKQIYKDIDKLEKTKMDVKTYSKRYEAYQPFAIAALLVLLFELILRTTVLRRIP; the protein is encoded by the coding sequence ATGGAATTTGCAAGTAAAGAATACTTCATATTATTGATATTGCTTATACCGTATATATTATGGTATTTCCTATATCGAAAGAAAAGTGAACCGACAATGCAGTTGAGTGATACTTTTGCATATCGCTATGCACCAAAAAGTTGGCGCATGCGACTTGTAAACCTGCCCATGGTGTTGCGTTGCATTGCTTTTACTCTTATTGTCATTGTTATGGCGCGTCCACAGACACATAATTCATGGGATAATAAGCAAGTTGACGGAATAGATATTATGATGGCAATGGATGTTTCAACATCAATGCTTGCCGAAGACTTAAAACCAAACCGTCTTGAGGCTGCCAAAAATGTTGCGTCTGAATTTATCGCTGACCGTCCAAACGACAATATCGGTCTGACTATATTTGCTGGTGAAGCATTTACTCAATGTCCAATGACAACAGATCATGCGTCACTTATTAATTTGTTGCAAAGTGTGAGGACTGATATTGCATCTCGTGGACTTATTTCTGACGGTACAGCTATTGGCATGGGATTGGCGAATGCTGTAAGCAGACTTAAAAATTCAAAGTCAAAAAGTAAAGTTGTAATTTTGCTTACCGACGGTAGTAATAATATGGGTGATATATCTCCTATGACAAGTGCACAGATTGCGCGTAGCCTTGGTATAAGAGTTTACACTATTGGTTTGGGTACAAATAAGGTAGCTCCTTATCCAATGCCTGTAGCAGGTGGTGTTCAATATGTGAATATTCCTGTAGAAATAGACACAAAGACGTTGAGTGATATTGCTGCTGTAACCGAAGGAAATTTTTATAGAGCAACAAATAATAGGGAATTAAAGCAAATATATAAGGATATAGACAAATTGGAAAAGACCAAGATGGATGTTAAGACATACTCAAAGCGTTATGAGGCTTATCAACCTTTTGCAATAGCTGCTTTGCTAGTCTTGCTTTTTGAATTGATATTGCGTACAACGGTATTACGTCGTATCCCGTAA
- a CDS encoding BatD family protein, with protein MYRYIRYIVLILAITLCDIGCSYAQSISVQAPSKVPAGDNFRLSYTVNTQDVEDFRAGNIPSGIEVIAGPYTSQQSSYQMVNGHTSSSSSITFTYTLYAVKHGTYKIPGAHVVVNGRRISSRPVTITIVGNAAAGRGSQGANNYDDDGGAAMKAAGSRISGNDLFIRVSANKRNVHEQEPVLLTYKVYTLVELTQLEGKMPDLTGFHTQEVQLPQQKSFHVERINGRAYRCVTWSQYVMYPQMTGKLTIPSITFKGIVVQQNRNVDPFEAFFNGGSGYVEVKRDIKAPSLSIMVSPLPKRPVGFSGGVGKFNISAQLNKKSIKAGEPLQLRIVVGGMGNLKLIKQPVVNFPKDFEKYDAKVTDKTKLTANGLEGNMVYDFLAVPQNQGHYTIPATQFTYYDTGSNTYKTIKTQAFDINVDKGDGKSGSVTDYAEKDNDIHPLMEENSKIHNINEFFFGSAEYCVVLFLPLIVFVVLLILFRKRAMDLADVVKTRGKRANKVATKRLRKAKKLMQASKANEFYDEVLRALWGYVGDKLNMSVEKLSRENISDNLKGSDVDDNTIDKFINAIDECEFERYAPGDVAGNMSRTFESAMSAIMEIENVFKGKSKRKH; from the coding sequence ATGTATAGATATATTCGTTATATTGTATTGATATTGGCTATAACTCTTTGTGATATAGGATGTTCTTATGCACAAAGCATTTCTGTACAAGCACCTTCTAAAGTGCCTGCAGGTGATAATTTTAGACTTTCTTATACCGTAAATACTCAAGACGTAGAAGATTTCCGTGCTGGCAATATTCCTTCAGGGATAGAAGTTATTGCTGGGCCTTATACATCTCAACAGTCTAGTTATCAGATGGTAAATGGACATACTAGTTCTTCTTCTTCGATTACGTTTACATATACATTATACGCAGTAAAACATGGTACGTATAAAATTCCAGGTGCTCATGTTGTTGTGAATGGTAGAAGAATATCTTCACGTCCTGTAACTATAACGATTGTTGGCAATGCTGCTGCCGGAAGAGGTTCGCAGGGTGCTAACAATTATGATGACGATGGTGGTGCAGCTATGAAAGCTGCAGGTTCTCGTATTTCAGGTAATGACTTGTTTATCCGTGTGAGTGCTAATAAGCGTAATGTGCATGAACAGGAGCCTGTATTGCTTACATATAAGGTGTATACATTAGTTGAACTGACACAGTTGGAAGGTAAAATGCCTGATTTGACAGGTTTCCATACTCAGGAAGTACAGTTGCCTCAACAGAAGAGTTTTCATGTTGAACGTATAAACGGAAGAGCTTACAGATGTGTCACATGGAGTCAATATGTGATGTATCCACAGATGACAGGCAAACTGACAATTCCAAGTATAACATTCAAAGGAATTGTAGTTCAGCAGAATAGAAACGTTGACCCATTTGAGGCTTTCTTTAATGGTGGATCTGGATATGTTGAAGTTAAACGAGACATCAAAGCGCCTAGCCTTAGCATAATGGTTAGTCCTCTGCCTAAACGTCCTGTTGGTTTTTCTGGAGGTGTTGGTAAGTTTAATATATCAGCACAGCTTAACAAAAAGAGTATAAAGGCAGGCGAACCGCTTCAACTTCGTATTGTTGTTGGTGGAATGGGCAATTTGAAACTAATCAAGCAACCTGTTGTAAATTTCCCTAAGGACTTTGAAAAGTATGATGCTAAGGTTACAGATAAGACTAAACTTACAGCTAATGGACTAGAAGGAAATATGGTTTATGACTTCCTTGCAGTTCCTCAGAATCAAGGACATTATACTATTCCAGCAACACAATTCACATATTATGATACTGGTAGTAACACTTATAAGACGATCAAAACTCAGGCATTTGATATAAATGTAGATAAGGGAGATGGCAAATCTGGCAGTGTTACAGACTATGCAGAAAAGGATAATGATATTCATCCATTAATGGAGGAAAATTCGAAGATTCATAATATTAATGAATTCTTTTTTGGTTCTGCTGAATATTGCGTAGTTTTATTCTTGCCATTAATCGTTTTCGTTGTATTGCTTATACTATTTAGAAAGCGTGCAATGGATTTGGCTGATGTTGTTAAGACTCGTGGTAAGAGGGCTAACAAGGTTGCTACAAAGCGACTTCGTAAAGCTAAAAAACTGATGCAAGCATCTAAGGCTAATGAATTCTATGATGAGGTGTTGCGCGCATTGTGGGGATATGTAGGTGATAAACTAAATATGTCAGTAGAGAAGTTGTCACGTGAGAATATCTCCGATAATCTTAAAGGTAGTGATGTTGATGACAATACGATAGATAAATTTATCAATGCTATTGATGAATGCGAATTTGAAAGGTATGCTCCAGGTGATGTAGCCGGCAATATGAGTCGTACTTTTGAATCGGCAATGTCTGCAATCATGGAGATTGAAAATGTCTTTAAAGGCAAGTCTAAAAGAAAACATTAA
- a CDS encoding vWA domain-containing protein, whose translation MLRFQDSIYLWLLLILPVMAIVRFVVWRQRRSKLRKFGDPELLKQLMPDVSKYRPTVKFWLLMSAIAILICMIARPQMGTKVSHEKRNGIEAIIALDISNSMMAEDVMPSRLAKSKLLVENMVDHFNNDKVGLVVFAGDAFVQLPITSDYVSAKMFLQNIEPSLIATQGTDIARAITLSESSFTQQDKVGKAIIVITDGEDHEGGALEAAKDARKKGINVFILGVGDPKGAPIPDGNGGYLKDNTGQTVMSALNEQMCQQIAEAGSGTYIHVDNTNEAQEKLNDELTKLQSGETNSVIFSEYNEQFQAFGLILIFLLIAEICVLESKNPLVKNVRLFKKKK comes from the coding sequence ATGTTAAGATTTCAAGATTCAATATATCTGTGGTTGCTGCTCATTTTGCCTGTAATGGCAATAGTGAGATTTGTAGTTTGGCGACAGCGTCGCAGCAAACTACGTAAGTTTGGTGACCCTGAATTGCTAAAACAACTCATGCCGGATGTTTCTAAATATCGTCCAACAGTGAAGTTTTGGCTACTGATGTCGGCAATAGCGATTCTTATTTGTATGATAGCTCGTCCGCAAATGGGCACAAAGGTGTCTCATGAGAAACGAAATGGAATAGAGGCTATCATTGCTCTTGATATAAGTAATTCTATGATGGCAGAAGATGTAATGCCATCACGATTGGCAAAGAGTAAATTGCTAGTTGAGAATATGGTCGACCATTTTAATAATGATAAAGTGGGACTTGTTGTCTTTGCGGGTGATGCATTCGTTCAGTTGCCTATTACAAGTGATTATGTTTCGGCAAAAATGTTTTTGCAGAATATTGAACCGTCGCTCATTGCTACTCAAGGTACTGATATCGCAAGAGCTATTACTTTGTCTGAAAGCAGTTTCACTCAGCAGGATAAGGTTGGCAAAGCTATTATTGTAATAACTGATGGCGAAGATCATGAAGGTGGTGCTCTGGAAGCTGCTAAAGATGCTCGCAAAAAAGGTATTAACGTATTCATACTAGGAGTTGGTGATCCAAAAGGGGCACCTATTCCTGACGGGAATGGTGGATATCTTAAAGACAATACCGGACAGACCGTTATGTCGGCTTTGAATGAGCAGATGTGTCAACAGATTGCTGAAGCGGGTAGCGGCACATATATTCATGTAGACAACACTAATGAAGCTCAAGAAAAACTTAATGACGAATTGACAAAATTGCAGAGTGGTGAGACCAACAGTGTGATTTTTAGTGAGTACAATGAACAGTTCCAGGCATTTGGACTGATACTTATATTTTTGCTTATTGCTGAAATTTGTGTATTGGAATCTAAGAATCCATTGGTTAAGAATGTCAGATTGTTTAAAAAGAAAAAATGA
- a CDS encoding tetratricopeptide repeat protein, translated as MRGIKYIFILLSIFVCAGAFAQSDRQYIRNGNKLFHQQNYAKAEVEYRKAISKNPNNSQAIYNLGNALLMQQKDSAATSLFQKSGRIETSKIRKAMSYHNIGVICQKHQMYGDAINAYKEALRNNPNDNQTRYNLALCKRLLKNQPKDKNKQNNKQKDKKNKDKNKKDKDKNKQNNNNKDKNKQDKKQQQPEDRMSKENAEQLLNAALQEEKATQQRISKAMQQAGSKKLQKNW; from the coding sequence ATGAGAGGTATTAAATACATATTCATTCTTTTGTCTATCTTTGTTTGTGCAGGTGCATTTGCTCAATCAGATAGGCAATATATCAGAAATGGCAATAAACTATTTCATCAGCAAAATTATGCAAAGGCTGAAGTGGAATATAGAAAGGCAATCTCAAAGAATCCGAATAATTCTCAAGCTATATATAATCTCGGTAATGCTTTGCTAATGCAGCAGAAGGACTCTGCCGCAACATCTTTGTTTCAGAAATCAGGACGAATTGAAACTAGTAAGATAAGGAAGGCTATGAGCTATCATAATATCGGTGTAATTTGTCAGAAACATCAGATGTATGGTGACGCAATTAATGCCTATAAAGAGGCTTTGAGAAACAATCCTAATGATAATCAGACGAGGTATAATCTTGCGTTATGCAAAAGACTGTTGAAAAATCAACCAAAGGATAAGAACAAGCAGAATAATAAACAGAAGGACAAGAAAAATAAAGATAAAAATAAGAAAGATAAGGATAAAAATAAACAAAATAACAATAACAAGGACAAAAATAAGCAGGACAAGAAGCAACAGCAGCCTGAAGACAGAATGAGTAAAGAGAATGCAGAGCAGTTACTTAATGCTGCACTGCAGGAAGAAAAGGCTACTCAGCAACGTATCAGCAAGGCTATGCAGCAAGCTGGAAGTAAAAAGTTGCAGAAAAATTGGTAA
- a CDS encoding tetratricopeptide repeat protein, with translation MKRHILHIIFCVVAFLAFSMTVGAVTKDMADAEYKKANYQQAIKDYEELLKHGVSPELYYNLGNAYYKVDNITRALLNYERASMLDPGNKDIRFNLQFVRNKTIDKAADDDEMFFVTWYKSVVNFESVDGWAKISVVSIIMALLLLLVYLFCEKVSLRKVGFFGSLTFIGCFILSILFAYQQKYFFENRCGAIVTSPVVNVKKTPSAGSADEFIIHEGTKVYITDRGMKGWTGIRLPDGREGWILKGKIEEI, from the coding sequence ATGAAAAGACATATTTTACATATCATATTTTGCGTAGTTGCTTTTCTTGCTTTCAGCATGACTGTTGGTGCTGTGACAAAAGATATGGCTGATGCAGAGTATAAGAAAGCTAATTATCAGCAAGCTATAAAAGATTATGAAGAGTTGTTGAAACATGGAGTAAGTCCTGAACTCTATTATAATTTGGGTAATGCTTATTATAAGGTTGATAATATTACTCGTGCATTGCTTAATTATGAGCGTGCTTCAATGCTTGATCCTGGTAACAAGGATATAAGATTCAATCTGCAATTTGTGCGAAACAAGACAATAGATAAGGCAGCTGACGATGACGAGATGTTTTTCGTTACATGGTATAAGTCTGTTGTAAATTTTGAGAGTGTTGACGGATGGGCTAAAATAAGTGTTGTGTCGATAATTATGGCTTTGCTGTTATTATTGGTATATTTATTCTGCGAAAAAGTCAGTCTCAGAAAAGTTGGTTTCTTTGGATCGCTTACTTTTATCGGCTGTTTTATTTTAAGCATATTATTTGCTTATCAGCAGAAATATTTTTTTGAAAACCGTTGCGGGGCTATTGTTACATCTCCTGTTGTTAATGTGAAAAAGACGCCGTCAGCAGGAAGTGCTGATGAATTTATTATTCATGAAGGAACAAAAGTCTATATTACTGATCGTGGTATGAAAGGCTGGACAGGAATTAGGCTCCCTGATGGTCGTGAAGGTTGGATTCTTAAAGGCAAGATAGAAGAAATTTAG